One region of Niallia sp. Man26 genomic DNA includes:
- the accA gene encoding acetyl-CoA carboxylase carboxyl transferase subunit alpha, producing MVELEFDKPVVELKNKIKELEDFSKKANVDLSTEIEKLEKRLEKLEKDIYENMKPWDRVQIARHPSRPTTLDYIPYLFTDFIELHGDRTFGDDAAIVAGIAKFKGLPITVIGHQRGKDTKENIRRNFGMPHPEGYRKALRLMKQADKFRRPIVCFIDTKGAYPGKAAEERGQSEAIAKNLFEMASLKVPVICIVIGEGGSGGALALGVGNHMHMLENSTYSVISPEGAASILWKDSNLAKQAAEKMKITAPDLKELGIVDTIIPEVRGGAHHDVEAQAGEIEQVLFASLKELRAMTEGELVEHRYNKFKSIGEHISE from the coding sequence ATGGTAGAACTAGAATTTGACAAGCCAGTCGTTGAACTGAAAAACAAGATTAAAGAACTTGAAGATTTCTCGAAAAAAGCAAATGTTGATCTTTCTACTGAAATTGAAAAACTGGAAAAACGATTGGAGAAATTGGAAAAGGATATATATGAGAACATGAAGCCTTGGGACAGGGTGCAGATTGCAAGACACCCAAGCAGACCGACAACTCTTGACTATATTCCATATCTTTTCACCGATTTTATCGAGCTGCATGGTGACAGAACATTTGGTGATGATGCAGCAATAGTTGCCGGTATTGCTAAATTTAAAGGTCTTCCGATAACAGTTATAGGCCACCAAAGAGGGAAGGATACAAAGGAAAATATCCGCAGAAACTTTGGTATGCCTCATCCTGAGGGATACAGAAAAGCATTGAGATTAATGAAACAGGCAGATAAGTTTAGACGGCCGATTGTTTGCTTTATTGATACAAAAGGGGCTTATCCTGGAAAAGCGGCAGAAGAACGCGGGCAAAGTGAAGCTATTGCGAAAAATTTATTTGAGATGGCTTCTTTAAAAGTGCCTGTTATCTGCATCGTAATTGGAGAAGGAGGAAGTGGCGGAGCGCTGGCATTAGGTGTTGGTAACCATATGCATATGCTTGAGAACTCCACGTATTCCGTTATTTCTCCAGAAGGTGCAGCAAGCATCCTATGGAAAGACTCTAATCTGGCAAAGCAAGCTGCAGAAAAGATGAAAATCACAGCACCTGATTTGAAGGAGCTGGGTATTGTTGATACGATCATTCCAGAGGTAAGAGGCGGAGCACATCACGATGTCGAAGCACAAGCTGGTGAGATTGAACAGGTGTTGTTTGCATCCCTTAAGGAATTGAGGGCAATGACAGAAGGTGAGCTTGTTGAACACCGTTACAATAAATTCAAAAGCATCGGAGAACATATCTCTGAGTGA
- the accD gene encoding acetyl-CoA carboxylase, carboxyltransferase subunit beta: MIKEIFSKSKKKKYATIPSESSKHDVPEGVMTKCSNCKKIMYTKELQKNLKVCLNCGFHLPMTGYERLDSLLDEGTFTEMNKEMKTGNPLNFPGYEEKIAGDQKKTHMNEAVVTGTGEINGLQVVVAVMDSSFRMGSMGSVVGEKITLAIEKADELSVPFIIFTASGGARMQEGVLSLMQMAKTSTALKKFSDNGGLYITVMTHPTTGGVSASFASLGDYNFAEPGALIGFAGRRIIEQTIGEKLPEDFQTSEFLLKHGQLDAVIPRLEMKEKLHLVLEMHQAGGDSEW; encoded by the coding sequence ATGATAAAGGAAATATTTTCGAAATCGAAAAAAAAGAAATATGCAACCATCCCTTCAGAATCATCTAAACATGATGTTCCAGAAGGTGTCATGACAAAATGCAGCAATTGCAAAAAAATCATGTATACAAAGGAATTGCAAAAGAACCTCAAGGTTTGCCTGAACTGTGGCTTCCACTTGCCAATGACAGGCTATGAGAGGCTCGACAGCTTGCTTGATGAAGGCACGTTCACAGAGATGAACAAGGAAATGAAAACAGGCAATCCATTAAATTTCCCAGGCTACGAGGAAAAAATCGCAGGCGATCAGAAAAAAACGCATATGAATGAAGCGGTTGTAACGGGCACTGGTGAAATAAATGGTCTTCAAGTAGTAGTCGCTGTCATGGATTCTTCCTTTAGAATGGGAAGCATGGGATCGGTTGTCGGAGAGAAAATCACTTTGGCAATAGAAAAAGCAGATGAACTTTCTGTGCCATTCATCATTTTCACAGCATCAGGCGGTGCAAGGATGCAGGAAGGTGTCCTCAGTTTAATGCAAATGGCTAAAACAAGTACAGCATTGAAGAAATTCAGCGACAATGGCGGGTTGTACATTACGGTGATGACACATCCAACAACAGGTGGAGTGTCTGCAAGTTTTGCTTCGTTAGGAGACTATAACTTTGCTGAGCCAGGCGCCCTGATCGGATTCGCAGGTAGAAGAATTATCGAACAGACGATAGGCGAAAAGCTGCCGGAAGACTTCCAAACATCTGAGTTTTTATTAAAGCATGGTCAGCTCGATGCCGTTATACCGAGACTGGAAATGAAAGAAAAACTCCATTTAGTATTAGAAATGCATCAAGCGGGCGGTGATTCAGAATGGTAG
- a CDS encoding GntR family transcriptional regulator, which yields MNESSSNSSKLYLDIVNQLREMIEQDGLKPGDRLPSERTLSERLNAGRSSVREALRALELLGLIETKKGEGTFLRDFQGHRLVQLISTFILRDEKAKLDVLETKNFIQLNCLQIAMEKMTEKELAEITEWVESEKVSESDFFFKIVHIADNYLLFRLWTILKDYYYSLGFSNVYWTKEDYLLLLNNIKSKNELELIMNYREKKQL from the coding sequence GTGAACGAGTCTTCTTCTAACAGCTCCAAGCTTTATTTGGACATAGTCAATCAATTAAGGGAAATGATTGAGCAGGATGGCTTAAAACCTGGAGACAGGCTTCCCTCTGAACGTACCCTTTCCGAAAGGCTAAATGCAGGAAGGTCGTCTGTAAGAGAGGCGCTGAGGGCTTTAGAGCTTTTAGGGCTTATTGAGACGAAAAAAGGCGAAGGCACTTTTCTTCGGGATTTTCAAGGACATCGTCTTGTACAGTTAATCAGCACATTTATACTGCGTGATGAAAAGGCTAAATTGGATGTATTAGAAACAAAGAACTTTATACAATTGAATTGTTTGCAAATTGCAATGGAAAAAATGACAGAGAAAGAGCTGGCCGAAATCACAGAATGGGTTGAGTCTGAAAAGGTCAGTGAGAGTGATTTCTTTTTCAAGATTGTCCATATAGCCGACAACTATTTGCTGTTTCGTTTATGGACTATTCTAAAGGATTATTATTATTCTTTAGGGTTTTCCAATGTCTACTGGACAAAAGAAGACTATTTGCTGCTATTAAATAATATAAAAAGCAAAAATGAACTAGAACTGATCATGAACTATAGGGAAAAAAAGCAACTTTAA
- the dnaE gene encoding DNA polymerase III subunit alpha translates to MSFVHLQVSSAYSLLSSTASVKQLVSAAKERGFSALALTDRNVMYGTAAFYKECIKQNIKPIIGLTVDIISEKHTDTAFPLVLLAKNGEGFQNLLKLSSAIQTKNKQGIPIRWLKHYADGLFAFTPGHSGEIEQSLLAEDLEHAKETVALFKSILAPGHFYLSLQKHGIEAETALNKKLKELAESSATKLIAVNDVKYTSKGDRFAQSCLNAIKHGITLAEVVQDEWESEERYLKSKQEMVELFSEEPEALENTWAVASACEFQLGEKVAALPKYPLLAGQTADGYLLDLCEQGLKARYTNPSKIHMERLRYELDVINRMGYSDYFLIVWDFMKYARDNEILTGPGRGSAAGSMVAYVLFITDVDPIKYDLLFERFLNPERITMPDIDIDFPDDKREQVIEYVKNKYGELHVAQIITFGTLAAKAALRDVGRVFGLSMKELEQLSKSVPSKLGITLEQSLRESKQLQAFIAESPKNKQIFETACKIEGLPRHASTHAAGVVLSEEPLVQIVPIQGGNEEVYLTQYSMEHLEELGLLKMDFLGLRNLSLLQSIMETIQRQTHRRIAIKEIPLDDSAVFELLSQGETTGIFQLESDGMRNVLKKLKPTEFEDIVAVNALYRPGPMENIPLYINRKHGKEEIDYYHPDLQVILEKTYGVIVYQEQIMQIASKMAGFTLGEADLLRRAVSKKQRDVLASERVHFVNGALAKGYTQKAADEIYELIVRFADYGFNRSHAVAYSMIAYQLAYLKANYPLFFMSSLLTSAVGNEGKIMQYIQESKQMGIKVLPPSINKSHFAFMVEGSEILYSLAAVKGVGAAVLKEVFRARRQKRFEDLFDFCLRTSPKIVNRKIIEAFIYAGCFDEFGEDRATLLATIDVAIQHAQLVHPDGMEQDDLFGEEGFFFKPKYVQVDPMNAEDKLSLEKKVLGLYLSNHPVSIYEQYKQLLRSNHLGEMAPGGKYRTIVYITDWKAIRTKKGEPMAFLSISDQSGEMEAVAFPAAYKKLQNLIQTEKIVFMEGKVDERNGNKQFVIQDAANVLEIVQSQKANKHKLFIKIVQENETDEIKGRLLDIINNYKGATPVIIHYVQSGKTIQLNEDFFIDPVKECLQRLEELLGTNHVILSD, encoded by the coding sequence ATGTCTTTTGTTCATCTGCAAGTATCAAGCGCGTACAGCTTGCTGTCGAGTACAGCGTCCGTTAAACAGCTTGTTTCCGCTGCGAAGGAAAGGGGATTCAGTGCGCTTGCCTTGACCGATCGCAATGTTATGTATGGGACGGCAGCTTTTTATAAGGAATGTATCAAGCAGAATATTAAACCTATTATCGGTTTAACTGTCGATATTATCAGTGAAAAGCACACAGATACGGCCTTCCCTCTAGTGCTGCTGGCAAAAAACGGGGAAGGCTTCCAAAACCTGTTAAAATTATCAAGTGCCATCCAGACTAAAAACAAACAAGGCATTCCAATCAGATGGCTAAAGCATTATGCTGACGGGCTGTTTGCGTTTACTCCAGGACATAGTGGTGAAATAGAGCAGTCTCTGCTGGCAGAAGACCTAGAGCACGCTAAAGAAACAGTGGCTTTATTTAAGAGCATACTCGCTCCCGGTCATTTTTATTTATCGCTACAAAAGCACGGGATAGAAGCAGAGACAGCCTTGAATAAAAAGCTAAAAGAATTAGCAGAGTCTTCAGCAACAAAACTGATTGCTGTAAATGATGTCAAGTATACAAGCAAGGGAGACCGTTTTGCGCAAAGCTGTTTGAATGCAATTAAACATGGCATCACCTTAGCTGAGGTAGTACAGGATGAATGGGAATCTGAAGAGCGTTATTTGAAAAGCAAGCAGGAGATGGTAGAGCTGTTCAGCGAGGAGCCGGAGGCGTTGGAGAATACTTGGGCGGTTGCTTCAGCATGTGAATTCCAGCTTGGAGAGAAGGTCGCTGCATTGCCAAAATACCCTCTTTTAGCCGGACAAACAGCCGACGGGTATTTACTGGACTTATGCGAGCAAGGGCTGAAAGCTAGATATACAAATCCTTCGAAAATACATATGGAACGCCTTCGTTATGAACTGGATGTAATCAACCGGATGGGCTACAGCGATTACTTTCTGATTGTCTGGGACTTTATGAAATATGCAAGAGACAACGAAATCCTAACAGGGCCTGGAAGGGGTTCTGCTGCAGGCTCGATGGTTGCATATGTGTTGTTCATTACAGACGTTGATCCGATAAAATATGACTTGCTGTTTGAGCGCTTCTTGAATCCTGAACGGATTACGATGCCAGATATCGATATTGATTTCCCGGATGACAAGCGGGAACAGGTTATTGAATATGTTAAAAACAAATATGGGGAGCTGCATGTAGCACAAATTATTACATTTGGGACACTTGCAGCAAAAGCTGCCTTAAGAGATGTTGGCAGGGTTTTTGGGTTATCGATGAAAGAGTTGGAGCAGCTTTCAAAATCAGTGCCCTCGAAGCTTGGAATCACATTGGAGCAGTCCCTGCGGGAATCAAAGCAGCTTCAAGCATTTATTGCGGAATCTCCGAAAAATAAACAAATCTTTGAAACAGCTTGCAAAATAGAAGGGCTGCCGCGACATGCGTCTACACATGCTGCTGGGGTAGTGTTAAGCGAAGAGCCCCTTGTACAGATTGTCCCGATTCAAGGAGGCAATGAAGAGGTTTATTTAACACAGTACAGCATGGAGCATTTGGAGGAACTGGGATTATTAAAGATGGATTTTCTCGGGTTAAGGAATTTATCCTTGCTGCAATCTATCATGGAAACCATTCAGCGCCAAACACATAGAAGAATCGCAATTAAAGAAATTCCTTTAGATGATTCAGCAGTGTTTGAACTCTTGAGCCAAGGAGAAACAACAGGAATATTTCAGTTGGAATCTGACGGAATGAGAAATGTCTTGAAAAAGCTAAAACCAACAGAGTTTGAAGACATAGTAGCTGTTAATGCCCTTTACCGTCCCGGTCCAATGGAGAACATCCCGTTATATATTAACAGGAAGCACGGCAAAGAAGAAATTGATTATTACCACCCTGATTTACAGGTAATCTTAGAGAAAACATACGGGGTAATTGTTTACCAAGAGCAGATTATGCAAATTGCTTCTAAAATGGCAGGTTTTACTCTAGGCGAAGCAGATTTGCTTCGCAGAGCAGTGAGCAAAAAGCAGCGGGATGTGCTAGCGTCAGAACGGGTTCATTTTGTAAATGGTGCGTTGGCAAAGGGATATACACAAAAGGCCGCAGATGAAATTTATGAACTGATTGTCCGATTTGCAGATTACGGGTTTAATAGGAGTCACGCAGTAGCATACAGTATGATTGCCTACCAGCTTGCCTACTTAAAGGCGAACTATCCGCTGTTTTTCATGTCATCTCTTCTGACGTCAGCAGTCGGAAATGAAGGGAAAATTATGCAGTATATCCAGGAATCAAAGCAAATGGGTATTAAGGTTTTGCCTCCTTCTATTAATAAGAGTCATTTCGCCTTTATGGTCGAAGGCAGTGAGATTTTATACAGCTTAGCGGCTGTTAAAGGGGTCGGAGCAGCTGTTTTGAAAGAAGTGTTCCGTGCGAGAAGGCAAAAAAGATTTGAGGATCTTTTTGATTTCTGTTTGCGAACCTCTCCAAAGATAGTAAACAGAAAAATCATAGAAGCCTTTATATACGCAGGCTGCTTTGACGAATTTGGAGAGGACAGGGCAACATTGCTTGCGACCATTGATGTAGCAATTCAGCATGCTCAACTTGTTCATCCAGATGGCATGGAACAAGATGATCTGTTCGGTGAAGAAGGCTTCTTCTTTAAGCCGAAATATGTCCAAGTAGATCCGATGAACGCAGAGGATAAGCTTTCATTAGAGAAAAAGGTTCTCGGACTCTATCTATCTAATCACCCAGTTTCCATATATGAGCAATACAAGCAATTGCTTCGCTCTAATCATTTAGGTGAGATGGCTCCAGGCGGAAAATACAGGACTATAGTATATATAACGGACTGGAAAGCAATCCGAACAAAAAAAGGGGAACCGATGGCGTTCCTTTCCATAAGTGACCAGAGCGGGGAAATGGAGGCAGTCGCTTTTCCGGCAGCTTATAAAAAACTGCAAAACTTGATTCAAACGGAAAAAATTGTATTTATGGAAGGGAAAGTTGATGAACGGAACGGAAACAAACAATTTGTTATCCAAGATGCTGCAAATGTTTTGGAAATCGTCCAATCACAGAAAGCAAACAAACATAAATTATTTATTAAGATTGTCCAGGAAAATGAAACAGATGAAATAAAAGGAAGACTATTGGACATCATTAACAATTATAAAGGGGCTACCCCTGTTATTATCCACTATGTGCAATCTGGAAAGACAATTCAGCTGAATGAAGATTTCTTCATCGATCCTGTAAAGGAATGCCTTCAAAGGCTTGAAGAATTGCTTGGTACAAATCACGTAATCTTGTCTGATTAA
- a CDS encoding YtrH family sporulation protein, translating into MNQEPFFPAFIESYFIALGVVLGGALLGGLAAFMTGKPLLTEITKLSDMIRIWAIVTAIGGTFDAINTIEKGIYDAGTKDLFKQILLIVSAFGGAHTGATILRWITQEYI; encoded by the coding sequence ATGAACCAAGAACCATTTTTCCCGGCATTTATAGAAAGCTATTTTATTGCCCTTGGTGTTGTGCTCGGAGGTGCCCTGTTAGGCGGTTTAGCCGCATTTATGACAGGCAAGCCTCTCTTGACAGAAATAACGAAATTGTCGGATATGATTAGGATTTGGGCGATTGTTACAGCTATAGGCGGCACTTTCGATGCAATCAATACAATTGAAAAGGGTATTTATGACGCCGGAACGAAAGATCTTTTCAAACAGATACTATTGATTGTTTCTGCATTCGGCGGGGCCCATACTGGTGCAACGATCTTACGATGGATAACACAGGAGTATATTTAA
- the ytrI gene encoding sporulation membrane protein YtrI, which translates to MRIPPFYKNVSLQRFFAGMVIGGFISWCVFLFMFGVWQERYSTEIKNQKSTIADLEKDKEIWQQEFSELNKKAEEKLTIQGIVVKINSKDKEKYDIKPFNALEMEDAIKEDLRTIVAKDMELVYKSRALLKKSIENKVVESDQKRYRFKVSELIIYTTVYVELSVTFAD; encoded by the coding sequence ATGAGGATACCACCGTTTTATAAAAATGTTTCCCTTCAGCGTTTTTTTGCTGGAATGGTGATAGGAGGCTTTATAAGCTGGTGTGTCTTTCTGTTTATGTTTGGTGTTTGGCAAGAAAGGTACAGCACTGAAATAAAAAATCAAAAAAGCACGATTGCAGACTTAGAAAAAGATAAGGAAATATGGCAGCAGGAGTTTTCCGAGCTGAATAAAAAAGCGGAGGAAAAACTGACAATACAAGGAATAGTCGTGAAAATAAACAGCAAAGACAAGGAAAAATACGATATCAAACCATTTAATGCTTTAGAAATGGAAGATGCTATTAAGGAAGATCTGCGGACAATTGTGGCTAAAGATATGGAGCTTGTATATAAAAGCCGGGCCCTGCTCAAGAAATCTATCGAAAATAAAGTGGTCGAATCAGATCAAAAGCGCTACAGATTTAAAGTCTCTGAGCTTATCATTTATACGACTGTATATGTAGAGCTGAGTGTAACCTTTGCCGATTAG
- a CDS encoding bifunctional oligoribonuclease/PAP phosphatase NrnA: MKQSILDAIKQFETIIIHRHVRPDPDAYGSQGGLAEIIKTSFPAKKVYTVGKEEESLHFLRRLDVIEDSMYENALVIVCDTANQERVCDSRYTKGRMLIKIDHHPNDDPYGDIVWVDTSASSVSEMIYEFYLFGKDQGLKLNDEGARLLYAGIVGDTGRFLYPSTTEKTFSYAGELINYNFTRPDMYNQMYELEPNIVKLNGYVLQNFTMLPSGAAYMKLDKEVLSRFEAVPSQASLLVGELGSVKGITAWVFFIEEDDQIRVRFRSKGPIINVLAKKYNGGGHPLASGASIFSWDVAQDVIRDLDELCK; this comes from the coding sequence ATGAAACAAAGCATATTAGATGCAATTAAACAATTTGAAACCATTATAATCCACAGGCATGTCCGTCCAGATCCAGATGCATATGGATCTCAAGGAGGCTTGGCTGAAATCATCAAAACATCTTTCCCTGCCAAAAAAGTTTATACAGTAGGGAAGGAAGAAGAATCGCTTCATTTTTTACGAAGACTTGATGTAATTGAGGACAGCATGTATGAGAATGCTTTAGTTATTGTTTGCGATACTGCCAATCAAGAAAGAGTATGTGATAGTAGATATACAAAAGGGCGTATGCTGATAAAAATTGACCATCATCCTAATGACGATCCATACGGGGATATTGTTTGGGTCGATACTTCGGCAAGCTCTGTAAGCGAAATGATTTATGAATTTTATTTATTTGGCAAAGATCAAGGCTTGAAGCTGAACGATGAAGGAGCAAGACTGCTTTATGCCGGCATTGTCGGAGATACAGGCAGGTTTTTATATCCAAGCACAACAGAAAAAACCTTCAGCTATGCAGGAGAATTAATAAATTACAACTTCACACGGCCTGACATGTACAATCAAATGTATGAGCTTGAACCAAATATCGTTAAATTAAATGGATATGTGCTGCAGAATTTTACGATGCTTCCAAGCGGAGCAGCATATATGAAGCTTGATAAGGAGGTATTAAGCCGTTTTGAGGCTGTTCCTTCGCAAGCTTCGTTACTTGTCGGCGAACTGGGAAGCGTAAAGGGTATTACAGCATGGGTGTTCTTTATTGAAGAAGACGATCAAATCAGGGTCAGATTCCGCTCTAAAGGTCCTATTATTAATGTCCTTGCGAAAAAGTACAATGGGGGCGGTCATCCCCTCGCATCTGGAGCGAGTATATTTAGCTGGGATGTTGCACAAGACGTTATCCGTGATTTAGATGAGCTTTGTAAATAA
- a CDS encoding DRTGG domain-containing protein, with the protein MATKHEQILNYIDELPVGEKISVRQIAKALSVSEGTAYRAIKEAENKGYVSTIERVGTIRIERKKKENIEKLTFAEVVNIVDGQVLGGRDGLHKTLNRFVIGAMKLDAMMRYTGAGNLMIIGNRIKAQEHVLRAGAAVLITGGFDTEEHVKRLADELQLPIILTSYDSFTVATMINRAIYDQLIKKEIVLVEDVLTPLEETIYLKTDDPVSMWQKYNEETMHGRFPVVDANMKVQGMVTSKDIIGKQKEISVEKIMTKSPVTVGGKTSVASCSHIMVWEGIELLPVVDEANRLQGIISRQDVLKALQMNQRQPQIGETIDDIITKQINVSKGKPKSENSFTCEVTPQMTNHLGTISYGVFTTIVAEAANRVLRGHKKGDLVVENLTIYFIKPVQIDSTIEIVPKILEVGRKFGKVDVEVFNQGVLVGKAMMMCQLIDRH; encoded by the coding sequence GTGGCAACAAAACATGAACAGATTCTGAATTATATCGACGAACTGCCCGTTGGAGAAAAAATTTCCGTCAGGCAAATCGCAAAGGCGCTGAGCGTAAGCGAAGGAACAGCCTATCGTGCTATTAAGGAGGCTGAGAATAAAGGGTATGTCAGCACGATTGAACGGGTTGGAACGATAAGGATTGAAAGAAAAAAGAAAGAAAATATTGAAAAGCTGACATTTGCTGAGGTAGTAAATATTGTAGATGGACAAGTTCTTGGCGGAAGGGATGGACTTCATAAAACCCTAAACCGATTTGTCATTGGAGCGATGAAACTAGATGCAATGATGCGCTATACAGGTGCAGGCAATTTAATGATCATTGGGAACAGAATAAAGGCTCAGGAGCATGTATTAAGAGCAGGTGCGGCTGTTTTAATTACCGGTGGATTTGATACAGAGGAACATGTGAAGCGGCTTGCTGATGAGCTGCAGCTTCCGATTATTTTAACAAGCTATGATTCCTTTACTGTTGCTACCATGATCAACAGGGCAATCTATGATCAGTTGATTAAAAAGGAAATAGTGCTTGTAGAGGATGTTCTGACTCCTTTGGAAGAGACGATTTATTTAAAGACAGATGATCCTGTTTCCATGTGGCAGAAATATAATGAAGAGACAATGCATGGCAGGTTTCCAGTTGTTGATGCCAACATGAAAGTACAAGGCATGGTTACTTCGAAAGATATTATCGGTAAACAAAAGGAAATATCAGTTGAAAAGATTATGACGAAAAGCCCTGTTACAGTCGGCGGCAAAACAAGTGTAGCCTCTTGCTCCCACATTATGGTTTGGGAAGGGATTGAGCTGCTTCCAGTAGTTGATGAAGCAAATAGGCTCCAGGGAATCATAAGCAGACAGGATGTCTTAAAAGCGCTGCAGATGAATCAGAGACAGCCGCAGATTGGCGAAACAATTGATGATATCATTACAAAACAAATCAATGTTTCTAAAGGCAAACCGAAGTCAGAAAATTCCTTTACTTGCGAAGTTACCCCGCAGATGACAAATCACTTAGGAACCATTTCTTATGGAGTGTTCACCACCATTGTTGCAGAAGCTGCAAACCGAGTGCTGAGAGGGCATAAAAAAGGCGATTTAGTGGTGGAAAACTTAACAATCTATTTTATAAAACCAGTTCAGATTGACAGCACCATTGAAATAGTCCCGAAAATCCTGGAAGTTGGCCGGAAATTTGGGAAAGTCGATGTAGAAGTGTTCAATCAAGGCGTGCTTGTCGGCAAGGCTATGATGATGTGCCAGTTAATTGACAGACACTAG
- a CDS encoding Xaa-Pro peptidase family protein produces MEKQLKELSTWMEQEAIDFTFLTSTDNIFYLSGFYSDPHERLLALILFPKEEPILVCPAMEQNDARNAGWKYDIIGYSDTDNPWETIQEKVSKKSAAKRIAVEKEHMNISRYEALQQYFPAIEKYLPAEEKLNEVRMVKSEHELSKIREACKWADYAIEVGCSEITEGKTEMEILAAIEYELKKKGIGKMSFSTMVLTGKNGASPHGTPGNTKIKKGDLVLFDLGVVVDGYCSDITRTVAFGDINDEQQKIYDTVLKAQLAALDASVPGAKCMDVDMAARNVIKDAGYGEYFPHRLGHGLGISVHEFPSLTSTNPLTLKEGMVYTIEPGIYVPNVAGVRIEDDVYVTKDGVEILTKFPKELQVIS; encoded by the coding sequence TTGGAGAAGCAATTAAAGGAACTATCAACATGGATGGAACAAGAGGCAATCGATTTCACCTTCTTGACATCAACAGATAATATTTTTTACTTGAGCGGATTTTACAGTGATCCACATGAAAGACTACTGGCACTGATACTTTTCCCAAAAGAAGAACCGATTCTTGTATGTCCTGCAATGGAGCAAAATGATGCAAGAAATGCAGGCTGGAAGTATGACATAATCGGTTATAGTGACACGGATAATCCATGGGAAACAATTCAGGAAAAAGTCAGCAAAAAATCAGCAGCAAAACGAATTGCTGTTGAAAAAGAACATATGAATATTTCTAGATATGAAGCATTACAGCAATATTTCCCTGCCATTGAGAAATACTTGCCTGCAGAGGAAAAGCTGAATGAAGTGAGAATGGTCAAATCAGAGCATGAGCTTTCCAAAATCCGCGAAGCTTGCAAGTGGGCAGATTATGCGATTGAGGTTGGCTGCAGCGAGATTACAGAAGGCAAAACAGAAATGGAAATTTTGGCTGCCATTGAGTATGAATTGAAGAAAAAAGGCATCGGCAAAATGTCCTTCTCCACAATGGTGCTAACAGGCAAAAACGGTGCGTCACCACACGGCACTCCAGGGAATACAAAAATCAAAAAGGGAGATTTAGTTCTGTTTGATTTAGGCGTTGTTGTGGATGGCTATTGTTCCGATATTACAAGAACGGTAGCTTTCGGGGATATAAATGATGAACAGCAAAAGATATATGACACAGTATTGAAAGCCCAGCTCGCTGCTCTTGATGCATCTGTTCCTGGAGCTAAATGTATGGATGTGGACATGGCAGCACGAAATGTGATTAAGGACGCTGGTTATGGAGAGTATTTTCCACATCGCCTTGGACATGGTCTTGGTATAAGTGTTCATGAGTTCCCATCCCTCACATCAACAAATCCACTTACATTAAAAGAGGGTATGGTTTATACAATTGAGCCAGGTATATATGTGCCAAATGTAGCTGGTGTGCGAATCGAAGATGATGTGTATGTAACGAAAGATGGCGTGGAAATCCTGACGAAGTTTCCGAAAGAGCTTCAAGTAATTTCATAA
- a CDS encoding universal stress protein has translation MGLTYKKIIVAVDGSEQGEKAFEKAVSIAAENNAKLILAHVIDTRSFATVAAFDQSVASKADEFAKEIMEKYTRKAAQGGVENVEKAIEFGSPRAVIPRDIAEKYDADLIICGATGLNTVERFIIGSVSEGIARNAPCDVLIVRNGI, from the coding sequence ATGGGGTTAACGTATAAGAAAATCATTGTTGCTGTCGACGGTTCGGAGCAAGGAGAAAAAGCCTTTGAAAAGGCTGTATCTATTGCAGCAGAAAATAATGCAAAGCTTATTTTAGCACATGTTATTGACACACGTTCTTTCGCTACAGTTGCAGCATTTGATCAATCTGTTGCTTCGAAAGCAGACGAATTTGCCAAAGAAATAATGGAAAAGTATACAAGGAAGGCAGCCCAAGGCGGTGTAGAAAATGTGGAGAAAGCAATTGAATTCGGATCACCAAGAGCTGTTATTCCAAGGGATATTGCCGAGAAATATGATGCCGATTTGATTATTTGCGGCGCTACTGGTTTGAATACAGTGGAACGTTTTATTATCGGCAGTGTTTCTGAGGGAATTGCCCGCAATGCGCCATGTGATGTGCTTATTGTAAGAAATGGAATATAA